In a single window of the Hallerella porci genome:
- a CDS encoding peptidase associated/transthyretin-like domain-containing protein, whose protein sequence is MKKIFLFFLSFSLFVYAETRRGFPVSVELISGAKQNAELVGAAGDALFLGGFVADTFTVVKILKSRVANLRDSSGNAIVLAEVDSLFTKNDSAHTDSILKENVPSDSLPDSSANISSIDSTANDSATAPQIEQINLSNKALVFPALRRPIDSALAERIRILQLQTLHEKGLSPIAVSTNDFPQCKNSPCIAQEAESRNAHSVWTLEIQPAKHQDSLDLFLHQFLIQNKSQTTAKLTLSAKNATTELLSADRFVHWMEKALGIYQEPVREKSTKSFIYVETDPEGANLSRKGEDVICQTPCAFAIEDTGKVELEAFWDVENTLWANKATIRPIPGDTAKINLRLKRVKPEVEIHSVPAGAQIYEAEEITPHSRPIGKTPKILTTRTPGPAELHLWREGFRDTVIQFRVSATSKTIVEVQLDTLQSKQELESQAVFQQIQKRIFWGHLSLGVSIAPAVAGGILLYIAEKDRDKARDIRDELKMPSSGGGEHFQKLVDKNHRYADRSKTERYVGTGLLIFAGGLLAAGIVLSF, encoded by the coding sequence ATGAAAAAAATTTTCCTTTTCTTTCTCAGTTTTTCATTATTCGTTTACGCCGAAACACGCCGCGGTTTTCCCGTTTCCGTCGAACTTATCTCGGGCGCAAAACAGAACGCCGAACTCGTCGGTGCTGCAGGCGATGCACTTTTCCTCGGCGGATTTGTCGCCGATACATTTACCGTCGTAAAAATTTTAAAATCCCGCGTTGCGAATTTGCGCGATTCTAGTGGCAATGCGATTGTACTTGCAGAAGTGGATTCTCTTTTTACAAAAAATGATTCTGCGCACACCGATTCAATTCTCAAAGAAAATGTTCCTAGCGATTCTCTTCCCGATTCTTCGGCAAATATTTCATCGATAGATTCTACCGCAAACGATTCCGCAACTGCGCCGCAAATTGAACAAATTAACCTTTCCAATAAAGCGCTCGTTTTCCCCGCATTACGTCGCCCGATTGATTCTGCGCTCGCCGAACGCATTCGCATTTTACAACTGCAAACTCTTCACGAAAAAGGACTTTCGCCCATCGCGGTTTCTACAAACGATTTTCCGCAATGCAAAAATTCGCCATGCATCGCTCAAGAAGCCGAAAGTCGTAATGCACATTCCGTTTGGACTTTAGAAATTCAACCGGCAAAACACCAAGATAGTTTGGATCTTTTCTTGCATCAATTTTTAATTCAGAACAAATCGCAAACGACGGCAAAGCTGACCCTTTCTGCAAAAAATGCGACCACCGAATTATTAAGCGCAGACCGTTTTGTGCATTGGATGGAAAAAGCTCTCGGCATTTATCAAGAACCTGTCCGCGAAAAATCGACGAAAAGTTTCATCTATGTTGAAACGGATCCCGAAGGCGCAAACCTTTCGCGCAAAGGCGAAGATGTCATTTGTCAAACGCCGTGTGCATTCGCCATCGAAGACACGGGGAAAGTAGAACTCGAAGCATTTTGGGATGTGGAAAATACTTTGTGGGCAAATAAAGCGACGATTCGCCCGATTCCCGGTGACACCGCAAAAATCAATTTGCGTCTAAAACGCGTCAAGCCCGAAGTTGAAATTCACAGCGTCCCCGCTGGCGCACAAATTTACGAAGCCGAAGAAATCACTCCGCACAGTCGTCCCATCGGAAAAACGCCGAAAATTCTCACCACACGCACTCCGGGTCCCGCCGAATTGCATCTATGGCGCGAAGGATTCCGCGATACCGTCATTCAATTCCGCGTCAGCGCAACGAGTAAAACCATCGTCGAAGTTCAACTGGACACTCTTCAATCCAAACAAGAATTGGAATCGCAAGCCGTCTTTCAGCAAATTCAAAAGCGCATTTTTTGGGGACATCTTTCTCTCGGCGTGTCAATTGCGCCCGCCGTCGCCGGTGGCATTCTCCTCTACATCGCCGAAAAAGACCGCGATAAAGCCCGCGACATTCGCGATGAACTCAAAATGCCAAGTTCTGGAGGCGGTGAACATTTCCAAAAATTAGTGGATAAAAATCATCGCTACGCCGACCGTTCTAAGACCGAACGCTATGTCGGCACCGGACTTTTGATCTTTGCCGGCGGACTTTTAGCAGCGGGAATTGTTCTCTCGTTCTAA